The window TCAATGTGGAAAAGATTTTTCAAGAGATTAAAGCTATGAGTTTCCTTTGGTATAGAAGTAGATCAAGGAATTGTACTCTTACTTGGCTAGATTGGAATAGTttcaatatgtatatgtaattttCTGTTGTAATTTTGACGCCTACACCGTCTTTGGTGTGGCGTCTTTTTGATTGTGAATATTAGTTAGCTTTAAGAAAAAGGTAAGCCGACCTCTGATTTAGTTCAAAATTAATTGACTACGGAACAATATACTTCTAAAATTCATACATTTGGGTCTAACACATATCAATATAAAGTTACTAGTTAAATTTATACATTTGTTAGTATCTTCAACGAATGATAGATGGATGGTGTGTGAAGATCATATTAATGTGATTCCAATCCTAAAATTCTTGATTCGCCACCTACTAAAATCAAGTAGATCGAAACGTAATGGCTGGGAATCAAACACGATTCACATTTTTTCATGTTTGTCGTGGAGATGGATGACGGGGACAGATAATAGGCCGGTATCCATAACATCAAAAGCCTaaacataaaatttagaaaatttaaaacaaatcaagtatcaaaaatttaaaactatcccgccaaaataaaataaaatttaaaaaaaagaccCAACATCAAAATCAAGCATAAGCACAAATTTCACAACACTTTACAGCTATTAAACAACTGAGATCGTACCGTCCAAAGCGCGTCATCCGCAATAATAAAACCAGAACCAAAAAAGTATTCGGAAACTTCAGAAAGAAGACCTTTAGCATAAATAGTCCCATAGTTTCTCAAAACATGTTTAGCAATAACAGGATCACTTACAATGACAAAATTTCTTGGGCCAACAACTAACCTATTAATAGGCCCATAATCATTCATCCATTTAAACAAAGGTAAAAACATGGCCCCACCCAAAGAGTCATAAACATCCTTAAGTTGTGCATTTGCAATTGGGATATTTGAATTGTCAAGTGGTGTAATGGAAAGTAGTGAACTTCTTAAGGATGTCAGCCAACCTGGGCTGAGCCATGACCCATTTCGGGATTTGGGTTTTGGATTGGGTTCAAGTGAGGATTTAATTGTGGATGGGTTGTGGGTTGGTTTGTATAGAAGAAATTTGGGCATGGATCGCTTGGTGGAGATACGGTGGGGGGTTGTGGAGGCTGTAAGGGGGGAGAGTGTGTGTATGGAAAACATGGTGTGTGAGGATGAAAAAGCAAGCTGCTTGGGGTGGTATTTTGAACTTTATATACGTTTATATGATGAGCATTTTTATAATGGTGGCTGCCTAACCAACTTTCAAAGTTTATGATAAAGATTAACAGatgtataataaattaataatagatTGATTTTTAATCTTGTGCATTGTAATAAAGCAATAAATTTTCAAATTGTGTGCTTTGTATGTATCCGAACAATCAAAGAATTATAAGGGGGGTGGGAGTGGTTTCCCAAACCCCAAAATTCCCCAAATTTTCACATCACTATCTTCTAATAAAAACCCTCCACCTCAAACTTCCCCAATTTACCCCAAATCACCCCAAAACTATGGCGCCACTCACCCCAACCCCAATttccaaatcatcatttttatttccatttatttttactctataaatttaaaacataaaaaaacattcattaataattaaaaaaatacataataatacttggaaaaaaaattacGACGAAACTAAAAACAAGTCCAACAATTATTCAAATGAAAACATTACACGAACGAAACTAAAAAGGGCATTGCCATCCATGTCTTGCGGCAATTTCGCGTTTCTCGCTAAGAACGATTTCCAACATCACGGGATCGGTTATATGAGCATGCGAGTTGGTGAAAAACAAGATGTCCCGCTGTCTTGCGCGCCTCTCATCCGTCTCGTGTTTTTCATCCAAGTATCTCGTCTTCCTTTTGGCGTACTCGCTAATGTCATCCGCCACAGTTGAAGAGGCGGATCCGGATGTGGATGCCTTCTTTTTCCCCTTTTTTGCTGCCGCTTCCAATGGAGGGTTTGGGTCTTCATTCATGTCGGGAATGAAGTGCCCGGTGCTGGCCGTCTCATATTCTCcagattttctttttgaagagtCGCTACGTGAAGGTCCCATGTCTTGGTATATTTGGAAACATTCTTGCTCGGCCCATTTGTCGTGTATCTTCACAACATCCCATGCGGCGTGGTGAGGAAATTCCTTCTTGGTGCGGGTCTTGAAATCCGCCATAGCGACTCTCATAATATCCAAGTCGTTGCACCCGCTTCCCTTGGCTTGTTTCTACAAAAAAAAGAATACAATattacaaaactatataattattaacaactacgaacaaaactatcttatttttaacaactacgaacaaaactatcttatttttaacaactacgaacaaaactatataattattaacaactacgaacaaaactatataattattaacaactacgaacaaaactatataattattaacaactacgaacaaaactatataattattaacaactacgaacaaaactatataattattaacaactacgaacaaaactatcttatttttaacaactacgaacaaaactatcttatttttaacaactacgaacaaaactatcttatttttaacaactacgaacaaaactatataattattaacaactacgaacaaaactatataattattaacaactaagcaaaaactatataattattaaaaactaagcaaaaactatataagtaaGAGTACCGCTTGATTGTATAGCCCGTTGAAGAGACCCATGGTGGCGTTCATTTGTTTCCACTTTGGCGTTAACCCATGAATGGTCCGTGTGGTCGGGCCGACAAGTGTGGTGTAATGCTCAAGTACACGACGCCAAAAACCATCCGCTTTTTGTTCATTTCCATATTTTTTGCATTTGGAAATTTGAACCCAAGCTTGTGCCAAAGCAACCTCTTGTGCCGGCGTCCAATTTTCACGCTTTGTCTTCGTCTTTTTCCCGCAATCTTGGACTTCTTGCACGTCATCATCTTTTTGAACATCGTCTTGTTGGGTTTCCGCTACAATTTCAACTTCTTCGTCATCTTGATAAACATCTTCCTCGATCGGAATAAGATCGTTCATTCTAGCCATGTTTAAGAAATGGGCGTTGGTTTGCGAAGATGGGCTTGAACCGTAGCCAAACATTTGTGGAGACGCCGGTTGTGGATAATAAGCGGATGGAGTTGAAGGTTGAGAAAATTGATATGGTGATGGATTAGAATAAGATTGATTTGGAAGAGGTTGAGAATATTGATTTGGAGGAGGTTGAGATGATTGAGAATAAAATTGATTTGGAGGAGGATTATTTGGTGGAGGCATGAATtgatttggatgaaaattggcATGCATTTGTGGATCATTTAGgcgatattttgatttgttgaaaggatttgttttggttttctttggATCCATTGGTAATgggtgtttattttttataaagaagaagtgtttttttttataaaagtggaGGTTTTTGGATTTGAAGTTTGTGTTGTGTAATGTTGTTTAAAAATGATGTTGGATATATATAGTGGGTGAAAAGAAAGATGggtgagattttaaaaaaaaaaaaaaacaaacggtAACAACAAGTAGCCGTTGGCTGGGTCCCACGTCCACATGGCAGCGGCTGGTTGGTTGTTTGACTTCAAGCGGGGCCCCCACGGTTTTCTCTCTCTTCGGCGTTCAAACCCCAATCCGGCTTCACCTTTCCTCACCCCGACCCATCGGCGGCGGTGTTCCCGCGCAGGGCCGGGGTTCACCGCGCCTCACCCCGTTACGACTCCCACCCCCCTAAGGTTGTTACACATACCCGGATACatacaatttaaaagttcattacatacaatttaCAATATTGAAGTTCGATAATCGATACACATTATGACAATTCGTGTATTCTAACATACTAATCTTTTTTTAACCTATAACCCATATTATGTTTAATGTTGTATATGTTTGAtacattaattttattaacaagaataaatgaataatatgGATGTCATTGATCAACCGATGGAAGTCcaaaatataaatttcttaCGTAATATCGACATTGGCTTGCCTATGAATTTGACTATCCAATGCAAGGTTTATACCACCTTTACTATACGCTTTTTCTTTAAACCTCCATTAATTGTGTTTATTTCCCATTACATGTAAcgaaaaagagttttttttttaaaaagacaaACACGAAAAAGCTACTTTTCTATGGATGTCATGATCAGATGATTCAGATGATCACCAATTGTAGCATGGTTGTAACTTCTAGCACCAATATAGAATGTTTTCTATAATAGTCCAGCATGAGCAGTGGAAGTATATACTTGAAAAAACACATTGAtcatttttatcaaaagattgaaCATCAAATATAATTCAAATAGTCGATTTTATACAAATTTTCCTAATTTTCTCAATAGCGTATATATCTGCTATTCAGCTCATAACTCATGatcatttttatgattttatgaaaGATGTTCCCAAATGCCAAATAGACAAGACAAGCCAAGTCGGGTTACATTTTGGAGAGGTCATTTGGGTCAAATGGACAGGACAAGCCAAGTCGGGTTACATTTTGGAAAAGTCATTTGCATCATAATACTATGACGGTGTATGAGGAAAGTTGAGATGTAAACAACTGACCCTACCGAAGTAGAGATGCTTATTTTTTCGGTAAAAGGCCTTCACCCCTGGTTAAAGATTATGCAATATAGCGGAATACTAGATTGACTATTACAAAACATGTCATAGAGCACCGTTTAGGAAAAGAAGTATAAACTACTTTCCTACATTACAACAAAACATCACGTCTATTTAAGATAGAAAATGACATCCGCCCTTACAAAATATGAGGATAAAGTAGTAGAAAAGAATATACATAGGTGGGGAAGCTGGTCTTCATGGACGAACATGTGTTCTATCATTTAAGAGGATAGGATGGTCGTCGTGATTGAAGATGACAGTCTACATGTTGTTGCAATTTCATAAGTAGCCTATGTATGAGAAACCAAATGTTTCTTGAAGGTTGGAATCTTAAAATCACACAAATGTTGGACAGTTAATTGAAAGTACTATGCACCATGGATAACATATCAGCATCACTCACCTTGTATCAAAAACAAATTATGCATGGTTAAATATTTGGCTTATATTATGCTTTTCGTTCGACTCAAAAGAGATACAACAACCCAATTCGATCTCTAATTAAATAGTGGATACCAATCTTGCTTTAAATTCGGTATCACTGCACTTGATACGCAACCTggaatgataatgatgattaatGCATTAGGCACGTACGTTTGTGTACTTatgcatcttcttcttcttcttattattttttttccgaacagcattattatttttattattgttattattattattattattaaatattttgtcatttttgatCCATCTATTGAAATTAACTTGAAGGAATCCTCACTCTTGTTACAAAAGCAACTAGGTTAGCTCGAGCACAACATCAGATTTCTATACTACGGCTTTGAATGTGTTAGAGAGTCAGTCAATCAAACTACACCATTCCACTTAGGGATGAGCTTGACATGATATCCAAGAATCCCAATCCCAAAAAGTCCCAAAATTCCAAACCAATCCCGGTACCGGGAAAGTATTAGAACCAATCTAGCTAACTAGAACTGAAACTCATTGAAATGTGGTGCAACTATGTATGGTGTGATGCACCAGCTAAAATGCTTTTCTACCATCTGATTTTGGTACCATCAATTACCTGTTCAAGACACGATACCAGTACCAGATGCTCACCCTTAATGGCAATCTTCTGATAATCATTTGAAACCCACTTAAACAATAGATAGTACTCCATATATCAACGAAAGTATAACATAAAATAGCCTTTTCAATACAGGAGAAGAGAATTTAAGAAATGATGAGCACTCATGCTGATTAATTTATGAAAAAGCTAAAATGGAACATGAATCACCTTGACTAAACAAAGGCCTGGCCACATGAATCAACAAACAAATTCAACGATGAGCCACAACCCTAAACCAAACCTTGAACTACAGAAGccacaaacaaaagaaaagaatacaAAGAAGGAACCTATCTGAACCACCTCTTGACTCACATTGTCAACGCGAGACACTTTAAGGAGAAAGTGTAACTCCCAAACTCAATATAAAACACACAACACATCATCAACCGATGAAATTTATAACCACAAGCAATTTAAGGTTATAGTGATATGCACCCATAATCCATCACatgacaacaacaaaaaaaaagttggaaatGCAATCTCAAACACTCGATACCATAAAATCAGTAGCTGCCTTAAACACAAATGAGACAACTAATATAGGAAAGTACTGAATAATAAAGATCTGtcctaataataaaaatgtagaATCAAACAAGTCAAAAGTCAGGCATTTTAATTGCTCGAGAAGTTAACGCAGATTTCACAACAGTTGATCTATGATGTTTAGGCAGAGCACATAGATGACTGGATAAGTCAATAGGCAGGGCATTCTAACCTTGTTGGAGTTTCTCAACATAATTCTGAAAGTAGGAATATTGTTGCAGGCTTGCAGCCCCTGTAACGTCTACAAACCAAGAAATTAGAGCTGTCAAACACAAAATCTTATATGCTTACTGGCGTACCAAACATTTTTAACCAGGATCTTTTGgacaaaaaatcaaataaaactacCAAATAAtcttgggaaaaaaaaaacaatacacaGAATACTTACACAAAGAACCATTTGGTCATAATCAAGTTTGGCCACCACTACCCTGCAAATGCTCAGTTGACCATGGTCAACATGGACTTCGTGGAATAAGTGTCACAGAACCCACACATTGGTCCATTGCGTTGAGACTGGGCGTTGATACCCAGTACCGAGCTATAATTACGCAGAAAGGGCATTCTTTTACACACCAGTTAGGCAAGAAAAGATTAATAAGAAGGCATATTTCCAacaacttaaaagaaaaaaagtcgATTAGTAAacataaaaatgattaaaagaaGCTACAAGTTTAACGTACCACATAGTGTTATAATGAATAATAATGATACATaacccattaaaaaaaaaatgatacataaAAAAGTCAACTAACACCAACTTGGTTCAATCCATGCAAGAGGGTTGTGATGATGCACAGTCCTGAGTAACCCCCCAAATATTGTTCCATGTTTCTGCCATTGAATGTGTGAAACAAGCATGTTTCGAGTGAATAGAACACTACTTTCCCGTTTGTGGGATGCAAACACGGAAAATAAATCTTCGCCATTTCCGGCGTTTGGGCGTCAATGCAGAGACACACTGTATCAGAAATATAAATCGTGTGTTTTCCTAAATCATCTACTTTCTCCCATTCTTCTGCTAAATCATTATGCTTGAATACCTCGACGGAATTTTCAAACTTGCCCACAATGACTACTAAAAGATGTTGATCGCACTTCGTCATGTAATATAGTGCCTCAGAGTTGCAACCACTTCCCGGGATTTTGGCTTCAATAACCTTCCAGGAGTAATCTTCTTCCAGCAAATGTTTTAAAACCAAGAGTTTTCCCTCGTCACACAAGGCATAGAGATCTCCTTCATGAAATGTTGGAAACCGAATAGAGCTTATATCACCCAATTCAAGCGTACGCCAGGTTGGTTCAGCTGAACCAACATCCAAGGCATGTAGATAATCAGCTAAATCTTCAGGTGTATCAAACGTTGAGATTGGTTGCGGAGCTACATAGAAGACGTGAACACAGGTTCTTGAATTACGTGATGTAAATCCAATACCCATACAGTTGGGGGAAGTTGGTGGTGCTGTGAAACACAAGCTTTCGAAAGTTCGATACGATACTGGAAGCTTGTGTATATCCTTTGTGAAGGGGTTAAAAAATACTAGGTGTGGAAGTAATTCTTCGTCCCAAACCCTAACCAACAACCATCCAAACCTGGAACAATATATTCCACTGCCTTTAAGAATCGATATTTGAGAATTTTTCATGAAGTAATGGTCACCTGACATCGGATATGTAAAAGTGTTAATGCCTCGATTAGTGTCTAGAACCACCAGCCAAGGTGAAACTAATGAATAGCTCCGTAATCTCCTTAATGATGTTTTGTTGTGACATTGAATCAGAGGCGCTGCTAGATAACACTGTTTGCATGTAGCACGAAAGTTTATGTATTCCACACCAACACAAATTTTCATAATCGTCTCCAATATATCAAACGGAATACTAAGCAGCCGTTGTTTGTTAGACCCAATCTCGTCATTTGTAAGTGATCTTACTACTATCTCATCCTCTTGTGGTTTAGAATCAACTATGCATTTGGTTTCTCCATAGTCATCTTCCAACCTACACAATACTATGATTTTAggaatcatttttcatttaattaaatacaaattagAATATAAGATAAAAGCTATACCTGTATTCCCACATTAATACATGGCTTGTTGGCAGCACTGGAAAAGGCATAGTAAATGGGAGGATGGTTTTATGGTTAACATGGTATGAATATACTATGTTGTCCATTTGATCACCACGAATGTGTATATAACCCCCTAACTCTGAGGCAATTACAGAGTTGTAAAATATCGAGCAACCATGATCAAAATCCACATAAAAGAGCCCACCTTTGAGGTCTGACATTTCCTTCCACATTCCCTCAGTTATGGATAAGCCTGCAATATCTTCCTCTTTTAATTCTTCCACCCTCGTATTAGTCAAGTCCCAACCTTTAAGGACTTCTAGTTCTTCCCAGTTTATACTAGCCATGTCTAGTATATGCAAGGTAACAGCAAGAATTGTTTTCTTTGTTCCCTCGACGAGAATGCAGAATAACTCTGTAGAAGATCCTTTcagaaaataattataattttccTCAAGGTCGTCGTCCAAAGAAGGGTAGCCAGGAAAAGGGCATGGCCCAAAAACCAACAGTTTTATCACAACTTCTTTATCCTTAACTGCAATGTCAATTTGTATGACAAAATTGGCAACTGAACCACCAGTACTTTAACGCATATAACTTACCATTGCAACAAGTAAGGCTATGCAATAAACTACCATCAATAGTTATTTTCTTCAGTTGTTTAGCGTATGACATATCAGTCCATCTTAACTTCTTTCTCTTACAATCTAGTCGACAAAAAACAAAAGCAGGTTTGTTGGTTCTTGTTAACAGAAGAACTGAACCCGGAACATTGGGAGGGGATGACAAACAACATTGTTTGATATCATCGTCCAAATCTCCATCctttttcaacatatttaaCGGAGGTAGACGTATGATCTTAGACGTCAGTGAGTTCCAGAGTGACCACATAAGATTAGTGGAGAGAATCACCCATCCATGGAAAAAACCTCGGATAACATTCCCAAGCAACTGGGGAATTCGACACCGGTAATAAGACAGGGGGTCGTGTATGTTGTAGAAATAATGGCCTCTTATTCCGTCGTCTTCAAGGCACTCGGCGACCAACCATGGATGCTTTGAACATAGGGGAGGCAACTGATCATAACATACCAAACCATGTTTTTGCTgctccatcatcatcatctaagaTACTGTAGATACCAAACAACTATGAATACTCTCATCAAAAAGGTCATCGAAGAAAGACCTGATTTTCACATTAATCATCCAAAAAAAACAACCTAAAAGTCATCCAAAAAAAACAACCTAAACCATCCAAATTAGAGTCAGTTTTTACTTAAAGTCATCAAACAAAGACCTGATTTTTACCTAAATCATCCAGAATAGAGAGTTTTACATAAAAGATCCAAAAAAGACTCAATTTTGACCTAAACGACTTGATTTTTGGAGCTATAAAAACTAGATTTTTACTTAAAGACGTAGGAGAAAAACCTGGTTTTTACCTAAATCATCCAAAATTACCCGATTTTACCCAAATCATCCAAAAAGGCTCAACTTTACCTAAAGTCATCGCAGAAATACCTGATTTTTACCCAAATCCTCTAAAGACTCGAACTTTACCAAAATCATATAATAAAGGCTCGATTTTTACCACAATAGACAAAAAAATAACCTAAATCATCATAAAAAGAGACCAACAACAACAAGTAACTATTTATTTATACTCCTAAAAACACTAATAATACAATAATTTggagaaaacaaaaagtaattatttattataaacacTAATAATGCAATAACTTGGAGAGGAAAAAAAAGGAATTCGATCATACCTCAAATTTCTCCTTCAAACACTAAACCAATTTGTCCGACTCGAAACTTTATTGATAATAAGTTAGGGTTAAATGCAAATCGTAAGGAAGTGGTGTTTGGTTGTAAAGAAGAcgattatatatgtaaatcatcCAATTTTCACTTTAGTCCTTTCAGTTTTAACTTTTCTATTACCCGCAATAAAACTTTTTGGTCCTTTAAGTTTCAACTTATTTATAAACGGGCtattataacttttaacttAAGTCCACAATACTGTCGTCGTGCGATGAATGTATCGGTAGCGTTCGGGAGACCCACCAGAGTCGCCGGGTAGAGGAAATATGTACTCTTCTCCCGGGTCAGTACGGTAATCTATATATTAAGTCCCACAGTGTCACAATATTCGGGTGAATAATGGACACAGAACAGTTGTAGAGGCCTCCTTTTTTGTATCCAGCCGcatgaaacaaataaaatgaaatgaaattgatgaCCGGCTATGTGGCTTGATGggattggagagtcaacaatcAACAAAAAATTCATCTCATCGGCCCGCTTTGCTAATCCGTGGACCAAGGGATGTAGGCCTAGGAAAACTTGAAAGAAAGAAGCAATACCGACGGTACCAAAAGAGCTAAGTCTCATTCACAAATTCATCTTTGTTTATGCTGAGTTTAGTCCTACTTCTGATTCACCTCCATCCATCCAGTCAAGTAATTCGCTATCGGAAATTCTTCCGCCGCCAAAGACAGACAGGGACAAATCCAATCCCTTAATTCTTTTATCCCAATTCAATTGTTGTTTGATGTAATAATAGAGGTGTCAGACAATAAGAAAGATTCAAGATAAAGACTAGAAGAAGGGGCTTTCTTAGAAGAATTCCCACTTGGACTGGTAGTGAGAACCCGATCTCCAGAAGCTAATTGGCAAAAGAAAGGGCCTACTGATAGAGCTggccgggggggggggggggggggggggggggggatactAGTTATCAGGTCAGAGAGAGGCTTGGCCCGTAAGCTGGCCCCCTTAAAAAGCCAAAGGCGGaagcttttttttctttaagcgCAAAAGTAGCGCTTAGAAAGGAGAGTCTTGATGCACATTCCGCGACATAGCATGATATTGCTCTGATGTTTTTACAATTATCTTTTTTGAAGCCATCACTTATATTTATCGGATGGGTGGGCGAAGGTATCTTCTCTCTTCTTTCATGGGGTCTCCTATATAAATCTAGCCCGTTAAGTAGCCGGGTTAGATTAATTGTTATGGTAGATCCAATCGCTGTCACTATAATCTCATTTCGCTTTTCCTTATCACTAGTACGAACTAACTTTTTACTGGAGGGAAGGCTGGGGAAAAGCATAGAGAGCTTTCAAAGATATACGACCTTAGGTATCTGACCATAAAATACCGACCTTCTAACATTACCGACTCATTTAATAAGAAGCTCACTCGTGCCATTTGACCTCGTCCTATAAGATTCATACTTAGCTCGAAGCTCTCTCATCCGAGTGGAGTTAGGCCCATTTCCTAGCCTAGTTTGCTAGTAGGCTTGCTTGGTCTGACCAACGGAAAGAAATGGGATTTTTGGGCGTcagattcttcttcttctcttacGACCTGTCTTGCTGTGGAAGCAGTGGCCGGAAGCTTTACTACATCAGCTGTAAAAAGCGGAAGGCTGGTGGCGGAATATCGGCCAAGATACGTCGTGCTGTTGAAAGAGCTGTCAAACTTACTTATCCGAGACTACTCTTACTTAGGTTGGGGTGGCTGGTGGTTTCGGGATCCCGTGGAAAATGCTTCTTTTATGCCTCGGGTATTAGCTACAGCTCGTATTTTTGGGGGAAGAGGAATGAAAGAGGGACATCTCATTTCTTTCTTTACATGTATATGATTTCATTCGACTAGCAGCAATCTTCGATTCTGATATCATATTAGGAGAGGGGGAAGGAAAGTCAATATGAGATTTTCGTTGGTTTTTCCAACGAAAGAGTGAAAGATGCTCTTTTATCCTTATCCAGAAGTACCAATACCCACTGCTACTAAGAACCATGATTGACACTTGAAAGTAAGGTGAAGACTCTTTCCCCTAATCCATCCATGAATATACTTTTTTCGCTAAGAAAGCCTCTACTAGGCTAAAACACCTTAGCAATTACTAGTAATGCCCCCTATCGACCTAAGTCTTGTTTTTTGCTAGAACTATACAATAAAGCCCGGCTCGCGAGGCGTCCCTCTCGCAGTAGAGTTCCAAACCTTGCCTCGCTCTTGAGTGGTGTGCATGTCTCTTTTTCCAGCCACAAAACAAATTGAAATACAATTGAGACTTGGCTGTGTGGATGAGCTCTATTGGTCAATCAAAAGTCAACACAAAATGAGCTGTTTGTGACTTGTTAGTTGAACAATTCAAGCTGCTTAATTTTCCTTCTCGTGTAGGCCCAGCCGAAAACAAcaccacaaaaaaaaatgaaaatgggcTTCTTTAAGGTCACGGCCCAATGGCTGGGTTTCTACTAGGCTTAGCTCGTGAtctgtatgtgtatgtgtgatGTGGCTCGGCAGGACTCCAAAAGAAAGCCacaaatataaaaacatgtTGTTTCCTAAAATGATGAATGGCTGCTGTGCTCTTGATAGTTCATGTTTgggttttttttctcttagtccATCATATAAGCAGAACAATAATAACTTGGAATGGGGGTTTCTTCTCATAGCCGCTTTAAACAACTTAGCAAACCAAAGTTATATAAATGTGGCTGTGAGGTCGACTTGTTcaacaaattaatttgttttgagCTCCAATCTAGTCAAAACTTGAAGTGCTCCACTCAACCATCATTTTATGTCATCTTTAGGATGATCTAGCTCCATATAAGCTCCAAAATCAAGCAAGTCatattataaacttataaaaaaatacttgCACAATAATAAGGAACCGAAATACACAACTTTGACATAAAAAGCATTCAAGTGACAGATATTAGCCTCAAAATAAATACTTGAAAATATGCATAATTTGGCTAATATCAAGATCCTATAGGCCAATTGAAACGCGACATgtgtgaaaatgaaaaaaaatgcacggtggcattttggtaattaaatcaaacttttttgaagCATGGTCAGCctggttctgggtcagcttgggtctgagTCAGCTtaggttctgatcagcttggttggtcagcttggtttggtcagcttgggttctgggttagcttggttggtcag is drawn from Erigeron canadensis isolate Cc75 chromosome 9, C_canadensis_v1, whole genome shotgun sequence and contains these coding sequences:
- the LOC122583667 gene encoding glutathione S-transferase T3-like, giving the protein MDPKKTKTNPFNKSKYRLNDPQMHANFHPNQFMPPPNNPPPNQFYSQSSQPPPNQYSQPLPNQSYSNPSPYQFSQPSTPSAYYPQPASPQMFGYGSSPSSQTNAHFLNMARMNDLIPIEEDVYQDDEEVEIVAETQQDDVQKDDDVQEVQDCGKKTKTKRENWTPAQEVALAQAWVQISKCKKYGNEQKADGFWRRVLEHYTTLVGPTTRTIHGLTPKWKQMNATMGLFNGLYNQAKQAKGSGCNDLDIMRVAMADFKTRTKKEFPHHAAWDVVKIHDKWAEQECFQIYQDMGPSRSDSSKRKSGEYETASTGHFIPDMNEDPNPPLEAAAKKGKKKASTSGSASSTVADDISEYAKRKTRYLDEKHETDERRARQRDILFFTNSHAHITDPVMLEIVLSEKREIAARHGWQCPF
- the LOC122582762 gene encoding uncharacterized protein LOC122582762, with amino-acid sequence MASINWEELEVLKGWDLTNTRVEELKEEDIAGLSITEGMWKEMSDLKGGLFYVDFDHGCSIFYNSVIASELGGYIHIRGDQMDNIVYSYHVNHKTILPFTMPFPVLPTSHVLMWEYRLEDDYGETKCIVDSKPQEDEIVVRSLTNDEIGSNKQRLLSIPFDILETIMKICVGVEYINFRATCKQCYLAAPLIQCHNKTSLRRLRSYSLVSPWLVVLDTNRGINTFTYPMSGDHYFMKNSQISILKGSGIYCSRFGWLLVRVWDEELLPHLVFFNPFTKDIHKLPVSYRTFESLCFTAPPTSPNCMGIGFTSRNSRTCVHVFYVAPQPISTFDTPEDLADYLHALDVGSAEPTWRTLELGDISSIRFPTFHEGDLYALCDEGKLLVLKHLLEEDYSWKVIEAKIPGSGCNSEALYYMTKCDQHLLVVIVGKFENSVEVFKHNDLAEEWEKVDDLGKHTIYISDTVCLCIDAQTPEMAKIYFPCLHPTNGKVVFYSLETCLFHTFNGRNMEQYLGGYSGLCIITTLLHGLNQVGVS